Genomic DNA from Myxococcales bacterium:
TGCACGTGATCAATGAATACAATCGCGGCGGGCTCAAGGTGGTGATCGAACACGGCGGTCACCTCATTACGTCGTGCAATCATCTCGCCAAGGCGTTGGTGGCCCCGGGCGATTTCGTTGAGCGTGGGCGACCGGTCGCGCTCTCGGGCTACAGCGGCACCGACGGGCTCTTGACGTTTCCCTTTGGCATTCCGCACGTTCATTTTAACGTTTGGCACAATGGCGTCGCGGTTGACCCTTTCGCGGTTGGCGGCGAGCCGTCGCTGTGGCGCGAGCACAATCGGCCAACCCCGCACGGCGGACGCGAGAGTGTGCGCCTGTCGCCAAGCCTCTGGGATCAAGATGCGATTGCGGCTGGCATCGAGGCTTGTAAGGACCCGCGGGTACGTCAAGCCTTAGCCTCGCTTGATGACATCGCCGTGCGCGGCGTCCAGCTCGTTTTCCAGCAGCTTACGTATCCGCTGCGCTTTGTGGCGCGGCCGGCGCCGTATGCCGCCACGGCGCCGCGGACGCCCGTGCTCGACCTGCCGTTTGCCGCCGAAGAGATTGCCGAGGTGAGGTTTGTCGACTAGGGCGTGCTTACTTCGCCATCACAAGCGGTAGTTTCGGCGACGCGGCATCGATTAGCCCCACCAGCTCGGCGCGTTCGCGGCGTGAGCCTTGCGCGCTGGCGGCGAGTGCGCGGGCGGTGGCGAGCGAGCCGCGGCCGACGTCGGGGTTGCCGCGCAAGATGTCGGCAAAGAGCGCGAGTGCGGTGGCAAAGCGCAGATCGGCGTTGGCGGACTCGAGCGCGCTGGCCATGCCGGTGGCGGCAAAGGCGAACGAGGCCTCCGTCGCGACGTCGGCGGTGGGCAGCTTGTGGCGAATGAGCGTGGTGACCATGCCGGTCGGGTCGGCCTTACCTGCTGCGGTCAGCTCGATTTCGTAGAGTGCCGTGACTTGATGACCCGCGCCAATTTCGCCGGCGTCGACCTTATCGTTGCGGAAGTCTTTGTCGGCGATGTCGCGGTTTTCGTAGCCAATCAGCCGATAGCGCGCGACCTTGTCGCTGTTGAAGTCGACCTGCAGCTTGACGTCTTTGGCGACCACTTCGAGCGTGGCGCTGATTTTGTCGACAAAGATGCGCTTGGCTTCATCGATGCCGTCGACGTAATAGTTGTTGCCATTGCCCTTGTTGGCGAGCTGCTCCATCGTGGTGTCCTTGTAGTTGCCCATGCCAAAGCCCACGGTGGACAGCGTGATGCCTTCTTTGACGTAGCCGCTGATCTGCGCGAGGATTTCTTCGTGCGAGGTGCGGCCGACGTTGGCATCGCCGTCTGAGAGCACGATGACGCGGCTATTGACGCCCTTGCGATGCTTGACCGCCGCCATTTTGTAGGCGAGGTCGATGCCCGCGCCCATCGCGGTCGAGCCGCCGGATGAGAAGTCGGAGATGGCGGCGAGGATGGTCGACTTTTCGGCAGCCGACGTTGGCTCGAGCACGACGCGCTCGGCGCCGGCATAGGTAACAATACTTACCGTGTCGCGCGGCGACAGCTCTTCGGTGAGCAGCCGCAGCGACTTTTGCACCATCGGCAGCTTGTCGCTGCTGCTCATGGAGCCCGAGACGTCGACGAGAAAGACAAGGTTTGCCGGCGCGCGCTCGCTGGCGCGCTTGGCCTGGGTCGCGACGCCAACGCGCAAGATGTGGCGGCCTTCCTGCCACGGCGAAGGGGCGGCATCCATGCTGACGGAAAACGGCCCGCGGATCGGCGCCGGGTACGCATAGTCGTAGAAATTGACGAACTCCTCGACGCGCACGCTGGCAGCAGGTGGGAGCTGGCCTTCGCCGAGCTTGCGGCGCGCGATGGTGTACGACGCATTGTCGACATCGGCGGCGAAGGTGGAGAGGTTGTCGGCCTTGACGTCGGTCCACGCGTTGGGCTTGTAATGGGCGTAGTCCTCGGTGGAGACCGGTTCGGGCGCTGAGTTCGCAACCACGCCGCCGGCGATCGCGCCGCGGCCATAGGCCACACCACCGCTGCCGCCACCGCCGGCGCCAAGGCCGTGCATCGTCACGCTGCCGTAGCCGACGCCTGTTCCCGAGCCCGAGACGCTGCCCATGCGGCCGTCTTTTTTTCCTGCCTCCACAGGCATTTTCGACTTAGCCGCGGCGGGCGCGTCCCTATCCTCCTCCTTGACGTCTTGCATCGGTTGCGCCGTGGTTACGTCTGTTGTGGCGATCTGCGCGACATCGCCCGATTCGGCGGACACGGTCGCGAGTTGCTCCTGGTCAGCGGTAGTGCGCGGCGCGGGTTTGTCGTCGGCCGGCGCCTGCGAGAGACTTGGCATCGTATTGGCGGCTTCGCGTAGCTGGGACTCGCTGCCCGCTGGGTGGGTTGTCCGCTCGGCGCGTTCCGGCGCGCCGCAGGCGGCGGACCAAGCCATGGCAGCGCTAAAGAGGTAGGTGCGAATTCGGCGAAGTGCGTGGGGTGATTTAGACATAGCAAACTCCTTGGGCGTGGGCGGGCGCAGCCGTGGCCTGAGCGCCGCATTGGCCACGCTGCAACATGCAGCGCCGGCAAGGCACCAAAACCAGCTACGCAGCTGTTGGGTGATAGACGCCTGCCGCGACCATCGGTTCTGAAAAAAATGAATTTTCTGACGGGGCGGAGTGCGGGGCTTGCGCCGGGACGTCGGCCTTAGCCCGCAACCATGCGAAATGCATCGCGGGTTAGGTTTTCGATGCGGTCGGCGTGGACGGCAATATTGTCCTCGATGCGGATGCCGCCAAACGGCGCCAGCGCGTCGACCGCCCCCCAGTTAACCAGCCCGGCGCGGTCGTCGGCGCGCAGCGGGGCGAGCAAGGCCGGGATGACGTAGAAGCCAGGCTCGATGGTGAAGACCTGGCCGCTCTCGATGACGCTGGTATTGCGCAAAT
This window encodes:
- a CDS encoding M23 family metallopeptidase, which codes for MARKVSLREALGLDDVPARLAELVMVFRGDEHVRPSRFGLSSAKRLQPRASLQLWRHWLTGPHHGVPSPVLITNLFNHTPTPIEDGWSVRVTQVRDFRGQAGTYDSHNGTDFAVAPGTTVVAAAPGRVMHVINEYNRGGLKVVIEHGGHLITSCNHLAKALVAPGDFVERGRPVALSGYSGTDGLLTFPFGIPHVHFNVWHNGVAVDPFAVGGEPSLWREHNRPTPHGGRESVRLSPSLWDQDAIAAGIEACKDPRVRQALASLDDIAVRGVQLVFQQLTYPLRFVARPAPYAATAPRTPVLDLPFAAEEIAEVRFVD
- a CDS encoding von Willebrand factor type A domain-containing protein, giving the protein MSKSPHALRRIRTYLFSAAMAWSAACGAPERAERTTHPAGSESQLREAANTMPSLSQAPADDKPAPRTTADQEQLATVSAESGDVAQIATTDVTTAQPMQDVKEEDRDAPAAAKSKMPVEAGKKDGRMGSVSGSGTGVGYGSVTMHGLGAGGGGSGGVAYGRGAIAGGVVANSAPEPVSTEDYAHYKPNAWTDVKADNLSTFAADVDNASYTIARRKLGEGQLPPAASVRVEEFVNFYDYAYPAPIRGPFSVSMDAAPSPWQEGRHILRVGVATQAKRASERAPANLVFLVDVSGSMSSSDKLPMVQKSLRLLTEELSPRDTVSIVTYAGAERVVLEPTSAAEKSTILAAISDFSSGGSTAMGAGIDLAYKMAAVKHRKGVNSRVIVLSDGDANVGRTSHEEILAQISGYVKEGITLSTVGFGMGNYKDTTMEQLANKGNGNNYYVDGIDEAKRIFVDKISATLEVVAKDVKLQVDFNSDKVARYRLIGYENRDIADKDFRNDKVDAGEIGAGHQVTALYEIELTAAGKADPTGMVTTLIRHKLPTADVATEASFAFAATGMASALESANADLRFATALALFADILRGNPDVGRGSLATARALAASAQGSRRERAELVGLIDAASPKLPLVMAK